Proteins encoded within one genomic window of Xylophilus sp. GOD-11R:
- a CDS encoding YggT family protein, translated as MLYQIVSFLLDALVSVVGGACLVRFVMQRQRIPFSNPVGRLVMALSDWIVLRLRKLVPSISGWDTSSLLAAYLLVLAKLLLLWALLGARSGIYVLPVVALFGLAQLAISMFTALLVILAILSWVQPFSPILPVLDRVCAPLLTPLRRALPQVGGFDFSPLVLLLILQVIGMLLGALQAEVIGMF; from the coding sequence TTGCTGTACCAGATCGTTTCGTTCTTGCTGGATGCCCTTGTTTCCGTCGTGGGCGGTGCTTGTCTCGTGCGGTTCGTGATGCAGCGCCAGCGGATTCCCTTCAGCAACCCGGTCGGGCGCTTGGTGATGGCGCTGTCGGACTGGATCGTGCTGCGTCTTCGCAAGCTGGTGCCTTCGATTTCCGGCTGGGACACCTCCAGCCTGCTGGCCGCCTACCTGCTGGTGCTGGCCAAGCTGCTGTTGCTGTGGGCCTTGCTGGGAGCGCGTTCGGGTATCTACGTACTGCCGGTAGTGGCGCTGTTCGGCCTGGCGCAATTGGCGATCTCGATGTTCACCGCCTTGCTGGTGATCCTGGCGATCCTGAGCTGGGTGCAGCCGTTTTCGCCGATCCTGCCGGTGCTCGACCGGGTATGTGCCCCGTTGCTCACGCCGCTGCGGCGCGCGCTGCCTCAGGTAGGTGGCTTCGATTTCTCGCCGCTGGTGCTGCTGCTGATCCTGCAGGTGATCGGCATGCTGCTCGGGGCGCTGCAGGCCGAGGTGATCGGCATGTTCTGA
- the lysS gene encoding lysine--tRNA ligase, translating into MSDQNATPAAAPAQDENQLIAERREKLRTLRSAAAASGGVAFPNDFKPSDRAEALQAAHAETDAEVLEATPVAASVAGRMMLKRVMGKASFATLQDATGRIQLYVTRDALGEEAYAEFKRSDLGDILGAEGTLFRTKTGELSVKVSALRMLTKSLRPLPDKFHGMADQEQKYRQRYVDLIMDDAARTRFKARSQAVSALREFMVSHGFLEVETPMLHPIPGGANAKPFETHHNALDQQMFLRIAPELYLKRLIVGGFERVFEINRNFRNEGISVRHNPEFTMMEFYAAYWNYRDLMDFTEALVRDAAQKACGSLQISYGGKPVDLSVPFQRLTIREAILAHTDTTEAQVEDAAWLTAALRKLGLSEEKNRLSGRSLASLQVLFFEETVEEKLWQPTFIMEHPTEISPLARANDERPEVTERFELYITGREFGNGFSELNDAEDQAARFQSQVTAKDSGDDEAMYFDHDFVRALEYGMPPTGGCGIGIDRLMMLLTDAASIRDVILFPALRREG; encoded by the coding sequence ATGTCCGACCAAAACGCCACCCCCGCCGCCGCTCCTGCACAGGACGAAAACCAGCTCATCGCCGAACGTCGCGAGAAGCTGCGCACCCTGCGCAGCGCTGCGGCCGCGAGTGGCGGTGTCGCGTTTCCGAATGACTTCAAGCCGTCCGACCGGGCCGAGGCGCTGCAGGCAGCCCACGCCGAAACCGACGCCGAGGTTCTCGAAGCCACGCCCGTCGCGGCCAGCGTCGCCGGCCGCATGATGCTCAAGCGTGTGATGGGCAAGGCGAGCTTCGCCACGCTGCAGGACGCCACCGGCCGCATCCAGCTCTACGTCACCCGCGATGCGCTCGGTGAAGAAGCCTACGCCGAGTTCAAGCGCAGCGACCTCGGCGACATCCTGGGCGCCGAAGGCACCCTGTTTCGCACCAAGACCGGCGAGCTGTCGGTCAAGGTTTCCGCCCTGCGCATGCTCACCAAGAGCCTGCGGCCGCTGCCCGACAAGTTCCACGGCATGGCCGACCAGGAGCAGAAATACCGTCAGCGCTATGTCGACCTGATCATGGACGACGCCGCCCGCACCCGCTTCAAGGCGCGCAGCCAGGCGGTGAGCGCGCTGCGCGAATTCATGGTGTCGCACGGCTTCCTGGAAGTCGAGACGCCGATGCTGCACCCGATCCCCGGCGGCGCCAACGCCAAGCCCTTCGAGACGCACCACAACGCGCTCGACCAGCAGATGTTCCTGCGCATCGCGCCGGAGCTCTATCTCAAGCGCCTGATCGTCGGCGGCTTCGAACGCGTGTTCGAGATCAACCGCAACTTCCGCAACGAAGGCATCTCGGTCCGGCACAACCCCGAGTTCACCATGATGGAGTTCTACGCGGCCTACTGGAACTACCGCGACCTGATGGACTTCACCGAAGCCCTGGTGCGCGACGCCGCCCAGAAGGCCTGCGGCTCGCTGCAGATCAGCTACGGCGGCAAGCCGGTCGACCTGTCGGTGCCCTTCCAGCGCCTGACCATCCGCGAAGCCATCCTGGCCCACACCGACACCACCGAAGCCCAGGTCGAGGACGCCGCCTGGCTGACGGCCGCCCTGCGCAAGCTCGGGCTCTCAGAAGAAAAGAACCGCCTGTCCGGCCGCAGCCTGGCCAGCCTGCAGGTGCTGTTCTTCGAGGAGACGGTGGAAGAGAAGCTCTGGCAGCCGACCTTCATCATGGAACACCCGACCGAGATCAGCCCGCTGGCCCGCGCCAACGACGAGCGGCCCGAGGTCACCGAGCGCTTCGAGCTCTACATCACCGGCCGCGAATTCGGCAACGGTTTCTCGGAGCTCAACGACGCCGAAGACCAGGCCGCGCGTTTCCAGTCGCAGGTCACCGCCAAGGACAGCGGCGACGACGAAGCCATGTACTTTGACCACGACTTCGTGCGTGCCCTCGAATACGGCATGCCGCCCACCGGCGGCTGCGGCATCGGCATCGACCGCCTGATGATGCTGCTGACCGACGCGGCCAGCATCCGCGACGTGATCCTGTTCCCGGCCCTGCGCCGCGAAGGCTGA
- a CDS encoding LON peptidase substrate-binding domain-containing protein — protein sequence MSTDLSLRSLPLFPLSTVLFPGGLLPLRVFEVRYLDMVRRCHETGAPFGVVALIAGNEVRQAGGASEVFHDVGTLARIDAFESPQTGLIMVHCVGEQRFRISRREQLRHGLWVADADPIADDMEVEVPEDLKPDADALAQLIETLQQRRDVPDAPPLPLSPPWKLDDCGWVSNRWCELLPLSTELKQRLMALENPVVRLELIGDILARNGIA from the coding sequence ATGTCGACCGATCTCAGTCTCCGCTCCCTGCCTCTGTTCCCCCTGTCCACGGTGCTGTTCCCCGGCGGGCTGCTGCCGCTGCGCGTTTTCGAGGTTCGATACCTGGACATGGTGCGGCGCTGTCACGAAACCGGCGCGCCCTTCGGCGTGGTCGCGCTCATCGCCGGCAACGAGGTGCGGCAGGCCGGTGGCGCCAGCGAGGTTTTCCACGATGTCGGCACCCTGGCGCGCATCGACGCTTTCGAGAGCCCGCAGACTGGCCTGATCATGGTTCATTGCGTCGGCGAACAGCGCTTTCGCATCTCGCGGCGCGAGCAACTGCGTCACGGCCTGTGGGTGGCCGATGCCGATCCGATCGCCGACGACATGGAAGTCGAGGTGCCGGAAGACCTGAAACCCGACGCCGACGCGCTGGCGCAGCTCATCGAAACCCTGCAGCAGCGCCGCGACGTGCCCGACGCGCCGCCCCTGCCGCTGTCGCCGCCCTGGAAGCTGGACGATTGCGGCTGGGTGTCCAACCGCTGGTGCGAGCTGCTGCCGCTGTCGACCGAACTCAAGCAGCGCTTGATGGCGCTGGAAAATCCGGTGGTGCGCCTGGAACTCATCGGCGACATCCTGGCCCGCAACGGCATTGCCTGA